A single Rattus norvegicus strain BN/NHsdMcwi chromosome 5, GRCr8, whole genome shotgun sequence DNA region contains:
- the Mroh7 gene encoding maestro heat-like repeat-containing protein family member 7 isoform X3, producing MALSRGTSLILHEDPEKTPSPNSCEVPGIMSNTTPRPTPDLTLAPLPAHGVALAPALHPALSPDPEGVSGPVPNDISNPNASGAATPSSIQINTADTDDQSLDHTPKPNLAGTLCPDSQPVPSLSSTQATVLSPENSIKPLSEDIPKSFSSKVFGLGQSNSNPSRPEPNLYIRALSREALVRSHTISRQSSQTPLLLPSNTSLDRLHSGNISKVNLGRAQNSNEAITLTSHTIFASVSKEALSASWNTGSKGSVNVTSNSQPRSGLNVTVTHASHVSLIPGSSEGLSLHSSAQVPNSTLSPSSCMTLIMGSESLSMDSSFVVTDTSTLTLSSHRDYSEDNSIRTMPLEENLGKWDSLQGVTAFRSPPEGTSEDAKANESEKRDHDNDTALVENIISYQKNQDEVEVTGEKETTVKMMMRKIQEEPLDSLLSPARRQAMEILAQLSHTKPILSVRERVELVNTCVRSVFSLPSVQAMQEKDESKAEVIQTLYHQTLDSLQKLLNALFIEDPTPAGLKSILEPLGPWMNSGKVHERARAVNSNVSVLNYTLVTLPFFVSSGFPTLGLLLGRLLLRIGDPDEEIGREALDGITILYTILDLQKRTKNKEEINKKELYETNKRFLGPYNPASPCQNILRVIAEFGDFLGPQQVRDLLLAALEGLKDISETQGKDSIEMMQLASEVMLSSVLEWYRHRALEVIPEIMQGIYMQLSHIQEPRAREVALLPISFLASSFMTEVVVALLMCPLPLDSNGAEMWRQLILRKPSCDVRDLLDLLLTSLKEKPVTKKGRASIVPLAPVACVSSCPSTAVWAV from the exons ATGGCCCTGAGTCGGGGTACTAGTCTCATTCTCCATGAAGACCCCGAGAAGACACCAAGTCCTAACTCCTGTGAGGTTCCAGGAATAATGTCCAACACCACACCTAGGCCCACCCCAGACCTGACCCTTGCTCCTCTCCCAGCACATGGCGTGGCTCTCGCTCCAGCCCTTCATCCAGCCCTGAGTCCTGACCCAGAGGGAGTCTCTGGCCCAGTGCCTAATGACATCTCCAACCCCAATGCCAGTGGGGCTGCGACTCCATCCTCCATCCAGATCAACACTGCAGACACTGATGACCAGAGTTTGGACCACACCCCCAAGCCCAACTTGGCAGGCACTCTCTGCCCAGACTCACAACCAGTTCCAAGCCTCAGCTCTACCCAGGCCACTGTTTTGAGTCCAGAGAATTCTATTAAGCCATTGTCTGAGGATATCCCCAAGTCCTTCTCAAGCAAGGTTTTTGGTTTGGGTCAGAGTAACTCTAATCCTTCCAGGCCTGAGCCAAACCTATATATCAGGGCTCTTTCCAGAGAAGCCTTGGTCCGGAGTCACACTATCTCCAGGCAGAGCTCACAGACGCCTCTTCTTCTCCCCTCTAACACGTCTTTGGATCGTCTGCACTCTGGGAACATCTCCAAGGTGAACTTGGGCAGAGCTCAAAACTCAAATGAGGCCATCACATTGACTTCACACACTATTTTTGCATCTGTTTCTAAAGAAGCCTTGAGTGCATCCTGGAACACAGGTTCCAAGGGGTCCGTCAATGTGACTTCCAACAGCCAACCCAGGTCTGGCTTAAATGTGACAGTCACCCATGCTTCACATGTCAGCCTGATTCCTGGATCCAGCGAAGGTCTCAGCCTGCACTCCAGTGCCCAAGTACCCAACTccactctctctccatcttcctgcaTGACACTGATCATGGGCTCTGAGTCTCTGAGCATGGACTCCAGCTTCGTGGTGACTGACACCTCCACCCTGACCCTGAGCAGCCATCGGGATTATTCTGAGGACAACAGCATCCGCACCATGCCCCTGGAGGAAAATCTGGGAAAGTGGGACAGCCTGCAGGGTGTCACAGCTTTCCGAAGCCCTCCTGAGG GAACCTCAGAAGATGCGAAGGCGAATGAGTCAGAGAAGAGAGACCATGACAACGACACAGCTCTG GTAGAGAACATCATCTCGTACCAGAAGAATCAGGACGAAGTGGAAGTGACAGGAGAAAAGGAGACAACTGTGAAGATGATGATG AGAAAGATTCAGGAGGAGCCGCTGGATTCCCTTTTGAGTCCTGCTCGACGGCAGGCCATGGAGATCCTGGCACAGCTGAG TCACACCAAGCCTATCCTGAGCGTGCGGGAGAGGGTAGAGCTGGTGAACACCTGTGTGCGGAGCGTCTTCTCACTGCCCTCGGTGCAGGCCATGCAGGAGAAAGACGAGTCCAAGGCAGAAGTCATCCAG ACACTTTACCACCAGACCTTGGATTCCTTGCAGAAACTTCTGAATGCCCTCTTTATTGAAGACCCCACTCCTGCTGGGCTGAAGAGCATCCTGGAG CCCCTAGGGCCCTGGATGAATTCTGGGAAAGTGCACGAGCGAGCTCGGGCTGTGAACAGCAATGTTTCTGTGTTGAACTATACGCTCGTGACCCTGCCCTTCTTT GTATCCTCAGGGTTCCCAACGCTGGGTCTTCTGCTGGGGAGGCTCCTTCTTCGAATTGGGGATCCTGATGAAGAGATCGGCCGGGAAGCTCTGGATGGCATCACCATCCTCTACACCATCTTGGATCTCCAGAAAC GGACCAAGAACAAGGAAGAGATCAACAAGAAGGAGCTGTATGAGACCAACAAGCGCTTCCTGGGGCCCTACAACCCTGCCAGCCCGTGCCAGAACATTCTGCGTGTCATCGCG GAATTTGGAGACTTCCTGGGGCCTCAGCAGGTACGGGACCTGCTGCTAGCAGCCTTGGAAGGCCTGAAGGACATTTCTGAGACCCAGGGCAAGGACTCCATCGAGATGATGCAGCTGGCTTCTGAGGTCATGCTCAGCTCAGTGCTGGAGTGGTACCGCCACAGGGCGCTGGAGGTG ATCCCAGAAATCATGCAGGGCATCTACATGCAACTGAGTCACATTCAGGAGCCTCGGGCACGTGAAGTGGCTCTGCTGCCCATCTCCTTCCTGGCCAGCTCCTTCATGACTGAGGTTGTGGTGGCTCTGCTCATGTGCCCCCTCCCACTGGACAG CAATGGGGCGGAGATGTGGAGACAGCTGATACTTCGAAAGCCCAGCTGTGACGTCCGAGACCTGCTGGATCTGCTCCTGACTAGCCTAAAGGAGAAGCCCGTAACCAAGAAGGGTCGGGCCTCCATTGTGCCCCTGGCG CCAGTGGCCTGTGTGAGCTCCTGTCCGTCAACAGCTGTGTGGGCCGTGTGA